AATACGCGCCATTCTGGCCCCTCAATCATAAACTCGGGATTAGCTTTGCCTATGTCCGTAGGCTCCCAATCGAGCTTGAATCCTTCATCAGCGGGAAAGGCGTCGATGAACCTTTTTCCGATGATTAACTCGCAAAGCGCTTGAATAATCTGTTCATACACCGCTCGATCTGTCCCGCGTAGGGACGAAATCTTCTTGACCGTGGCGCAACCCGCTCCTGGGCATAGGTCTTCTAAAACGCATATCAGTTCGATGAATTCCTGTGCGAACTCGTTATGGGCGGCGAAATGGAAGTCCAAAAAATGACGTCCCTCTCCGCCAAAGATTGCGGCGTCAATTTTTTCACGCATCGCCAGAAAATTCTTGTGCGTCATGTCTTTAATGTCTGCTGAGCGGCGGATATTCGGATGGTGACGATAGCCTACTCGAAATTTCGACGCCCCACAGCCTGCTTCTGGCCGATTGCCGTTGACGATGTACTGCTATCGGCCAATAGTAGGGGCGTGGGAGACTGTCAAACTGATTCGTCTCGTTAAGTCCTTCTAAATGGCTATGCTGATAAGCCCTGCTTGCAATAGCGCTCAATCAGTTCGCATAACTGATCTACATTGCCGGCCGGAACAAACAAACTTACTGACCAACCGTCTGCACCTCGGCGTTGACTAAAAACCTGATAACCAATGTATTCACCACCATAGCGGTAACGGCTAATTAGCAGTGTACCGTCACCGTAGGTGAAGTCTGGCGTTTTGGAAATATGCAGCTTTTGATAGGGAGCGTCAGGGTCAAAATATATCGACTCAAAAAGTCCGGCTTTGTCTAATCGCTCAAATGCAAATTTGAGGTCACCCTGGTAGCTATAGTCGCTTTTTTCACGCTCACGGATCGCAGCGATGGGCTGGGTTTTTACTATCCCGTAATCCATTTCTTTTAACAGATGATCCCAGCCCTTCTGCTTGGCTATATCACTTGGTGTTTCGCCATGGGCATTTTCCCGATGCACATTCACCATACCTTGCAGTGCCTCAAGAATGCCTTGGCGCCGAGGGCAACCATACTCATTTAGCGTCTCCGGGAAGTTCGCTTTCATCAGAGCGGTTGCCAAAGTTTCTCCTTCCTTGGTTAAGCCTTCCAGGATCTCTGGAGCTATAGCCTCCCATGGAATGGCGTAGGGATCGCCCATCTGAACAAGCGTGGCCAGCGCATCGGTACTGTGCTGACTGAGCATTTCTGCGTTAATGCGCTTGAACGCTTTCTTCGGCACGTAAACAACGTTGATAGAGTCCGCCCCAGCGAAGTACAGAAAATTTCCGGCAAGCTTCTTTTTGCAGTGTTTCTGGAGCGCATCAAAGAAGCGCTCGTCAATGTAGGTGCCGCTCTCATGTTTGAAATGAAGCGAGTAAGCTTCCTGCCGCTGAGTAAATGTGAGACTGAGTTTTTCGTTGCGACCGACATTGATTTGAATGTCGCTCGGCGACAGCTCTCCATTACTAATAACGGCCAAGCGGGCAAGCAGCCCTTCATAGCTCGCAGGCTCATCGATGATGTCTGGCTGCAATGACTCGGTGTTGGCGGGAAGTAATTCGCGGAGTATTTCTGCAAGGGACGCCTTTTCTCTAGCCTTACTGGGCACTCGACCAGAAAAGGCTTTGGCCTGGCGCAATATATCTACGACGTGTTCGAGGGTATCCATTTTATATCTCTATCGGTACGGAATTTTTTGCCGTTAGAAAGACCGACTCTCATGAGTCGGTGGTGTCGTTATAAAGACTGTCAATCGCGCCACTATTCATTGGCAAGTTAGAAAGTGACTGCGGGAATACCTATTTTTGATCGCGATCATGTGAGGATAAGCACTCGGAGAGTGCGTTACCTCTATGAGTCATAGCCACTCCGAATCACCACTGATTTTGTAAGCGTTTAATAACTGCTTCTGGCCGGTAGCATCCTATCGTCCCCGGCGGCTATCGGGCAGGACGGACGTTAAGAGTGATAAAAAATCTGCCCATTCCTACCGGAGCTTTCTTAAGATACTGTAGACAGATATTCAACGACGGCTTCGTGGCCATAAGCCCTTGCAAGATTTATTGCCGGAGCATCGTATGTCAGTTCTCTATCTATGCCAAACCTGGGAGACTTGATATATGCAGTGTCAAGTTTCACACCCCTCCCCACCAGCATTTTTACAATCTCAAGATGTCCGTTCGCCGCAGCCTCGGCTAGCGGGCTGCTAGGTGTCTGGCTATATAAGGGCAAAGATATCTTCATGTCGCCCGCTCCCGTAGGCGGCAGATTACAAGCCTCGAAAAGTTCTTCTGATGCGCAGAATGCGAAGCCTTTCCCAGAGTAAACAATATATTTCGACGAGTCGGTGGCATGCACATCTGCCCCCAAACCAATAAAATACTCTACCAAGTCAATATGATTATGCTCGCATGCGGTAGACAACATAGTCCGATTATTATCAACCAGATCAAGTATGCGTGGCTCAATTCGCAACAATCGCTCAATTACACTAACCATTCGATGCTTAACAGCAGGTATAGCCATGTGGTAAGGATACTCTTGGGTACTACCTTTCTTCCTGCCTGCGTCCAGGCTATCTAGTAAATATTGCGCAATCTCTTCATGACCATTTTCTGCAGCCAATACTGCTGCGCGAACCAGCGTCTTTTTGTCTTTTTTAAACTCTACAATCAGTTTGACAATATCCAGTCTTCCTTGACGCGCGGCTTCACCTAGCGGGCGATCATCTTTGCCTATCCTGCCGTATCGATCTTTTACGTAGGGGTTGCACAATCCAGAGCCAACGAGCGCTTCGCAGCACTCGTAATTACCACTGATAACTGCGATTAATAGCGGGGGTTCGGTATGACGTTTCTTGTTTGGATCGAAACCTTTACTGATCATAAGGCGAATCATATCAGCCTTCCCCAATAAAGCAGCCTGGGCCACAGCAGCTGTATAGGGGAAGAGCGCC
Above is a genomic segment from Pseudomonas argentinensis containing:
- a CDS encoding ankyrin repeat domain-containing protein, which encodes MLKHGPQSLLEVTDELEEEIFKTIATDDAEKFNSLLEQGLFLGHNFNGSWIGDILSNNPESINFYHWTVPEVIALKNALKIADNVFSLQHVQALFPYTAAVAQAALLGKADMIRLMISKGFDPNKKRHTEPPLLIAVISGNYECCEALVGSGLCNPYVKDRYGRIGKDDRPLGEAARQGRLDIVKLIVEFKKDKKTLVRAAVLAAENGHEEIAQYLLDSLDAGRKKGSTQEYPYHMAIPAVKHRMVSVIERLLRIEPRILDLVDNNRTMLSTACEHNHIDLVEYFIGLGADVHATDSSKYIVYSGKGFAFCASEELFEACNLPPTGAGDMKISLPLYSQTPSSPLAEAAANGHLEIVKMLVGRGVKLDTAYIKSPRFGIDRELTYDAPAINLARAYGHEAVVEYLSTVS